Within the Leptospira ryugenii genome, the region AAAGACAAAGCAATTGAAACTCTCTGGGATTCAAAAATCGTGAGAGGAAAAGTTTTGGGAATTGATGAATTTGGTTTCCTCATCATTATGACTGAGAAAGGCGAGAAGATTGAGCTTATGGATACCTCTCCAGAGTTTAGGGTGATTTAATGGCAGACAGTGCACTTTTATTGGTTGTGGATGTTGGGAATACAAATACTGTATTTGGGATTTTTCGAGAAGGGCAAGAACAACCTGATTTCCATAAACGAACTGTCACGAGGAGAGACAGGACATCCGATGAACTCGGTCTTTTCTTAAAAGGCTTTTTGACTCAAGAGAAAGTTGATTCCCTTCAAATCAAAAAAGCAATCTATTCCAGTGTAGTGCCCTCCCTCAATCCTATCATTGAACGCATGTTTGAGGATTGGTTTGAAGTAAAACCACTTCGTGTACATTACCAAATGAAGTTAAATTTTGGTATTACCTACCCTCGTCCTTTTGAAATTGGAGCAGACCGTTTGGTGAATGCCGCCTACTGTGCAAAGATGTTTCCCAATCAAAAGGCAATCTTAGTAGATTTAGGCACTGCGACTACCTTTTGTGTGATCAATGAAAAGCCAGAATACGTAGGTGGAGTGATCGCTCCAGGTTTAAAGATTTCTATGGATGCTCTAACGAGAAACACAGCACAGTTACCTCCGATCGTATTTGGTTCACCGAGTGTTGTCTTAGGAGGATCTACCGTGGAGTCTATACAATCAGGATTCTTTTATGGTTGGATTGGTTTACTGAAAGAAATCGTACGCGCGATTAAAGCAGAGTTGCCTGGCGACTACAAAGTGATTGGAACAGGTGGTTTGGTAACAACGATTCATTCTTCCGATAACAAAGTTTTTGACCATATCGATCCAATGTTAACTCTCAAGGGCTTAAAAATCTTAGCAGAATTAAACTCATAGTCCTAGTAGGATACGAGCATATTCATTACCGATCAGATCATACCCCAATTGGTTGGGGTGGATAGGGTCGGCCAGGGGATAAAGATTTTCGGAGTTGCCACTTTTTTGAAAAACCAAATCCAAATCTGCCAATCTGTATCTGGGGTTCTCGGCTACAAGTTCTCGAATTCTCTGGTTATTTGTTAGGATAGACTCAAACAAACCAGTTTGTTTGGTCCGAGGAACGGCACTCAGAATGAAGTATGGGCTTTTATTGATTGTCAATTGAGTTAAAATTTCTTTATATCTTTCCAAAAATCCAGAAGTTCCCGTATAACTTGCATCATTTGTCCCAAGCTCTATAATCCAAACATCTGTAGGTAACTGCTCAGCTCTTGGCAAATCATTCAACCAATTGCGAGTATCGTAACCAGCAACAGAAAGATCAGTGATTTGGTATCTGCTTGAGAGCTTACCTTTCAATCCGAATGCATCCGACCATTGCGAGAGAGAGTCCCCTAAAATACTGATTTTGATTGTAGAATTTTGGTTTAACAAAGCTAAACTCACACCTATATCATTTTGATTCTGTTTATAACAGGATATAAAAAAAAGGGCAACAAACAGATATCGTCTCATATAACATTCATCTTGGTTTTTTGTAGATGATGGTACCAAAAGAATACCAATGTTGCGAGGGGACAGGTATGTTGATTTCTTCTCGGATCCAATCTGGGTGTTCGGATAAAAATGTGCGGATCGTTTGGTTTATTAAATCCTCTCTATAAAAGACAAAAGCATCTTGAGAAGCAATTGTATCCGAATAATGTTGGGAGGGTATTTCTAATTCTCCAGGTATAAATTCTAGGAGAGTTTTGTTTGGATCACTTTGCTTTAAATAAAAATACGGATCAGGGATGGCTTGCAAATATACCTTTTGGTGGCCTTTTAGGGAATTCTCGATTTGAGAAAAATGATTTTTGAGCAGTTCAGAAGAATTTGTTTTTATGTAATGAATATTTAAAATTGAAATCCAACCAAGAATAGAAATAGTGATGCTTACGATTGTCAGAGAGAGGCCGATATACTTTTGTTCGCTGATGATTGCCATCCCAAGAGCAAATGGAAACATAAAATGAATGACATACCAACCTTCTGAAGAGGAAAAGATTGCAAATACTATAAGCGCAAACCAAATCCAGAATAGTACAAATCGTTCAGGTATTTTTTTAAAAGATCTTAATACTTGAAAAGTAAATAAGGAAAGAATCAAAAATTGAAAAAGTATGATAACCATCCTGAACTTAGAAAATGCAAAACCAAAACTAAAGATTTTTAACTTAGTTAAAAAATCAAAAGTCCCAAATAAGGACTTTTTTCTTGTTAGCTGGGCACCAAATTGAACAAGAAATAGCTCCCAATCGGGGTGAATGTAAAGAACCCAAAGAAAAATCGGGAGAAAAGCCCCGATACCACCATAGAAAAACATCTTCCACCTTATTTGTTTATCTCGGATCAGAGAATAGAGAAAGAGAGGTCCTAAGGATAAAGCAAATGGATGCGATAAAACAGATAAGGCATAAAAAATACCGGATAAAAATGCTCTTTGTCTATCCCGTCCTTCTGAAAAAGAACAAACCAAACTCAACAAAAAAAATAAAATTGTAGTCCCTTCCATTCGTGCGGGTATCCCAAAACGAAAGAACAAGGGTTCATATAAAATAGTTGTACACGCGATTAAGATTGATGATTTCGAAAATTTCCAGAGATGGAGAAGATACACAAATACGATTACAGATGAGATACTCGTGAAAAAACTCACCGTACGAATTGTTCCCAGCGTTGCTGAAAAAATTTTGATACAGAATGAAGTCAGTAGGATATGAACAGGAGGCATCCAAAGAGTTTTGGATTCCATACCTGGTATAAGGCCTATGAGAACATCTGTTTGGAGGATACCAGTCTTTGCAAATTGAGATGCCGGTGAAAAAAATAAAACTTCATCGGGCCAGACAGGAGGAAGTTCTAAACCGATGGAAATGAATAGGACAGCAGAAAAGAAAAAGGGGAAAAAAAACGGAAAGCGGAGAAAGCTACGTAGAGATGAGTTATTTTGAGAGTGAAGCAACGGCTTCTTGCTCAGTTTCAAAAACTTCAAAGAGGTCAAGGAGCTCAACCACATCGAAAACTTTCTTAACAGGAGGAGTGATGCAACAAAGTTTGAGTTTGCGACCTTGTTTGTCTAGTTCGCGAACCATACCCACAAAGATTCTGATCCCAGAAGAGGAGATATAGGAGATGAGCTCAAGGTTAATGATGATATCACCATTTCCACTTTGCACATCTTCTGCTAATTTTGCCTCAACCTCGTCAGAATGTGTAATGTCTAGTCTACCATTTAGGTGGACTAAGGTATGATTTCCAATTTTTTTGGTCTTTATTTCCAAAACGCGCCTACTTACGGACACGATCATGCATTCTGGTTAACATTCAAGAAATTTTTAGGCGGCTTTCCTTTGTGGGCCTCTAAAATTTACATTTAGCGCATTTCCTAACAAATTTTCATACAATTGGAGGCGTGTCTTTGTGCTTTTGATAGACCTATGCCCCAAAAGCCTTTGGATCTCCTCTACAGAATGCCCTTTTGCATAGAAATACAGAGCCAATGAGTCGCGGAGTAAAGGTATGTGGAGAGGTTTCCTTAAAAATTGGGAGGCTTTGCTCAATACTTTTTGGATGGAGCGGACTTCCCGTGGCCCTTTTCTTCCCGGAAAGAGTAGATCCGTGTCGATAAATTGCTGTGCTTGCAGGAAGAGCTCACGGCATAAGGTCTTCTCTACAAAGACCTTTCTTTCTTTCAATCGTTTGCGGTTGCCTAGGGAAATGGACTGCTCATTCCAATGGATATCGACTTTTTTCAGTTGTAAAAGCTCTGGAAGTTGTAAGCCCGTAACGATCAGCAAACGTAAGATGAGGTAATGTTCAAAATTGTACTTTCTAATGTCTGCTAATACTTTATGTACTTCATCATTGCTGAGGAGAGGGCTTTGGTACTCAGAGAGAAGGACCTCGGGAAAACGATTTTGAGGGAAAAGGGGTAGGAGCGATTTTAACATAGTTTTTTTCTCACAAATTATCGGATGGAATCAGAAGCTCTTCGAGACCAACTAGAGAAAGAATGTAAAAAATCTAAGAAAAGGAGCTCGGTATGAATCGATTATTTTTCTAAAAATTCACCTTTTTGATCGAATCTTTTCTGCTTGCATGGCGCTTCACAAAAGGCAAATTTTAAGTAGCAAGACAAAGGATTGGTAGTATGGACTCCCTAGAAATCAAAACAAATGATCCTGAATTACAACTCACAGCAGAGGAACAGAAAAAAGTACAAGAACTGACTGCTCAGATCAAATTAGACCAACCCAATGATATCATCCAATATGGCTCCCAAGTCCAAGCAAAAGTTTCTGAATTTGCCGACAAAGTATTAGGTGAAATCAAAACAAAAGATGCTGGTTATGCGGGTGAACTCTTAAATAATTTATTGTTTCGAGTAAAAGACCTAAACCTAGACTCTGTTGGCTCGGAAGGTGGAGTCTTATCAAAGATTCCTGTGATCGGAGGACTCTTTGATGCAGGAAAGAAATTTCTTGCCAAGTTTGAAGACCTCCAGAGCCAAGTAGAAAAAATCGTAGATGAACTCCACGTAGCGCGCACAAATTTAACGAAAGACATAGCCCTTCTACAAAATTTATATGAAAAAAATTTGGAGTACTTCAAAGAGATCCAAATCTATATTGCCGCCGGTGACCAAAAGGTACAAGAGTTTCGCAACAAAATATTGCCAGATATGTTGGCTAAAGCCCAAGCACAAGGGGATACCTTAGCCTCCCAAAAATACCAGGATATGGTGCAAATGGTAGACCGTTTTGAGAAAAAGCTCCATGATTTGAAATTGAGCCGAATCCTTTCTCTACAAACTGGCCCACAAATCAGGTTGATCCAAAATGGAAACCAAGTCTTGGTTGAAAAAATCCAAAGCTCAATCTTAAATACGATTCCTCTTTGGAAAAACCAAATCGTCATCGCACTTGGACTCCTCCGCCAAAGAAAGGCTCTAACGGCTCAACAAGAAGTCACCAAAACAACAAATGAATTGATCCAAAAAAATTCCGAAATGTTAAAATCAGGAACGATAGAGATCGCAAAGGAATCAGAGAAAGGTATTGTTGAGGTCGAGACACTCAAAAAAGTAAACCAACAATTGATCGAAACAATATCTGAAACATTGAAAATCCAAGAAGAAGGAAGATCAAAGCGCAAACTTGCAGAACAAGAATTGATCAAATTGGAATCTGACATCAAACAAAAACTTCTGGAAGCAAAGTAGTATGGAACAAGAAGAACCTATCTCTAAAGAAGAAAAACAATGGGCAAGGAGGGCACACCTAAGCACCCTACTTGTCTACCCTCTCTCCCTTTTGCCCTTTCCTTTTTTTATGGAAGCATTGGGTGCATTGGGTATTCCTTTTTTGTTTTGGCTATCCAGAAATAAAAAATCCTATTCTGCCGCTCAATCCTTAGAAGCACTCTACTTACAAGCGATCGTTTCTTTTGGTTATATAGGATTTGGAAATGCGTTTGCTGAAGATCGCGTACTCCTAGTATTCGCCTATGTGTTTATGGGATTTTTACATCTATCTTTGTTGGGCTTTGGTGTGTTTCGAACTAGCTTAGGCAAAGCACATAAGTATCCATTTAGTTTCTTTCCCTTTCTTTTTTCGAGTAGCAAAACAAAACAAAATTGGAATGATCTTAAGAACCAGTTTTCTGACAAGATAGAGTTCAATGAATACAAATCATTGATGGAACGATTTGATACAAACAAACTTCAAATCGAGCGAGAGCTCAAATCTTTGAATGATACAAATCTGATCACTTTGGGAAATGAGATGTTACACTCTTTGAGTGATTTGCGTATCCAATTGGCGGAAAAACCAAATGAGTACAAAAAGGCCAAACAATATCTAAATTACTTTCCAGATACGATTGCAAAAATCCTAAGTCAGTTCAATCGCGTATCGTCAAACACTCCTTCTACTGATGAAGGCGCAAAACGTAAAACAGAACTCAATCAGCTTCTCCATGAAGTGATCAAAACTACGGAGCAGGTCAGACAAAAAATAAAAGCCGATGAAACCTTGAATTTAGATGTAGAAAT harbors:
- a CDS encoding dolichyl-phosphate-mannose--protein mannosyltransferase produces the protein MLHSQNNSSLRSFLRFPFFFPFFFSAVLFISIGLELPPVWPDEVLFFSPASQFAKTGILQTDVLIGLIPGMESKTLWMPPVHILLTSFCIKIFSATLGTIRTVSFFTSISSVIVFVYLLHLWKFSKSSILIACTTILYEPLFFRFGIPARMEGTTILFFLLSLVCSFSEGRDRQRAFLSGIFYALSVLSHPFALSLGPLFLYSLIRDKQIRWKMFFYGGIGAFLPIFLWVLYIHPDWELFLVQFGAQLTRKKSLFGTFDFLTKLKIFSFGFAFSKFRMVIILFQFLILSLFTFQVLRSFKKIPERFVLFWIWFALIVFAIFSSSEGWYVIHFMFPFALGMAIISEQKYIGLSLTIVSITISILGWISILNIHYIKTNSSELLKNHFSQIENSLKGHQKVYLQAIPDPYFYLKQSDPNKTLLEFIPGELEIPSQHYSDTIASQDAFVFYREDLINQTIRTFLSEHPDWIREEINIPVPSQHWYSFGTIIYKKPR
- a CDS encoding toxic anion resistance protein codes for the protein MDSLEIKTNDPELQLTAEEQKKVQELTAQIKLDQPNDIIQYGSQVQAKVSEFADKVLGEIKTKDAGYAGELLNNLLFRVKDLNLDSVGSEGGVLSKIPVIGGLFDAGKKFLAKFEDLQSQVEKIVDELHVARTNLTKDIALLQNLYEKNLEYFKEIQIYIAAGDQKVQEFRNKILPDMLAKAQAQGDTLASQKYQDMVQMVDRFEKKLHDLKLSRILSLQTGPQIRLIQNGNQVLVEKIQSSILNTIPLWKNQIVIALGLLRQRKALTAQQEVTKTTNELIQKNSEMLKSGTIEIAKESEKGIVEVETLKKVNQQLIETISETLKIQEEGRSKRKLAEQELIKLESDIKQKLLEAK
- a CDS encoding STAS domain-containing protein, with product MEIKTKKIGNHTLVHLNGRLDITHSDEVEAKLAEDVQSGNGDIIINLELISYISSSGIRIFVGMVRELDKQGRKLKLCCITPPVKKVFDVVELLDLFEVFETEQEAVASLSK
- a CDS encoding 5-bromo-4-chloroindolyl phosphate hydrolysis family protein, giving the protein MEQEEPISKEEKQWARRAHLSTLLVYPLSLLPFPFFMEALGALGIPFLFWLSRNKKSYSAAQSLEALYLQAIVSFGYIGFGNAFAEDRVLLVFAYVFMGFLHLSLLGFGVFRTSLGKAHKYPFSFFPFLFSSSKTKQNWNDLKNQFSDKIEFNEYKSLMERFDTNKLQIERELKSLNDTNLITLGNEMLHSLSDLRIQLAEKPNEYKKAKQYLNYFPDTIAKILSQFNRVSSNTPSTDEGAKRKTELNQLLHEVIKTTEQVRQKIKADETLNLDVEITAMKKNIEFGGY
- a CDS encoding tyrosine-type recombinase/integrase, which gives rise to MLKSLLPLFPQNRFPEVLLSEYQSPLLSNDEVHKVLADIRKYNFEHYLILRLLIVTGLQLPELLQLKKVDIHWNEQSISLGNRKRLKERKVFVEKTLCRELFLQAQQFIDTDLLFPGRKGPREVRSIQKVLSKASQFLRKPLHIPLLRDSLALYFYAKGHSVEEIQRLLGHRSIKSTKTRLQLYENLLGNALNVNFRGPQRKAA
- a CDS encoding type III pantothenate kinase → MADSALLLVVDVGNTNTVFGIFREGQEQPDFHKRTVTRRDRTSDELGLFLKGFLTQEKVDSLQIKKAIYSSVVPSLNPIIERMFEDWFEVKPLRVHYQMKLNFGITYPRPFEIGADRLVNAAYCAKMFPNQKAILVDLGTATTFCVINEKPEYVGGVIAPGLKISMDALTRNTAQLPPIVFGSPSVVLGGSTVESIQSGFFYGWIGLLKEIVRAIKAELPGDYKVIGTGGLVTTIHSSDNKVFDHIDPMLTLKGLKILAELNS
- a CDS encoding SGNH/GDSL hydrolase family protein, whose translation is MRRYLFVALFFISCYKQNQNDIGVSLALLNQNSTIKISILGDSLSQWSDAFGLKGKLSSRYQITDLSVAGYDTRNWLNDLPRAEQLPTDVWIIELGTNDASYTGTSGFLERYKEILTQLTINKSPYFILSAVPRTKQTGLFESILTNNQRIRELVAENPRYRLADLDLVFQKSGNSENLYPLADPIHPNQLGYDLIGNEYARILLGL